The stretch of DNA AGCCCCGGTAAATGGTATTTCCACCTGTGTGAAAGGAAAATGGGGTTGGGATTTTGTTAATAGTGAAGAGCGATTAACGAAACCATTAATTCGCAAAGGGAATGAATTTGTGGAGTCAACTTGGGAGGAAGCACTTGATCTGGTAGCTCACAAACTTGGGCATATCAAACGAGAATATGGTCCCGATTCAATCGGCTACATCGCTTCTTCTAAATGCTCGAATGAGGAAAATTATTTATTTCAAAAATTTGCACGTGCAGTGATGGAAACAAATAATGTTGATAACTGTTCGAGGTATTGTCAATCCCCAGCAACTGCGGGTTTATTAAGGACCGTAGGGTATGGAGGAGACTCCGGAACGATGGAGGACCTTATCAAATCTGAACTGATTATTATCGTTGGTGCAAATCCTTCAGAGTCACATCCTGTTTTAGCCACACGAATTAAGCGTGCACATAAATTACATGGTCAAAAGTTAATCGTTGCAGACTTAAGGGAAAATGAATTGGCGCAGCGAGCTAATCTTCATATTCATCCCAAGCCTAGTACGGATCTAATTTGGATTTCAGCTGTAACGAAGTACATTTTAGATCAAAAATGGGAGGATACAGAATTTTTGAAACACCGAGTTAGCGGTTTGGAAAAATACATTGAGAGTCTTGAAAAATTCACTCTAGAGTATGCAGAGGAAAAGACAGGATTAAGCCAAGAAACCTTAATTCAAATTGCAGAAATGATCCATGATTCGAAGTCCGCTTGTATTTTATGGGCTATGGGCGTTACCCAGCATAAAGGAGCAACAGACCACAAGTACTGCCATTTCCAATTTGCTCTTGATTACTGGGAACTATGGTCGCCCTGGAACAGGTGCTTATCCTCTTCGCGGTCATAATAATGTACAAGGAGCTTGTGATTTTGGTACCATGCCGACATGGATGCCAGGTTATGAACCAGTGCAAGATCCTAAGGTTCGTGAAAAGTATGAAAAAGCCTGGGGAGTCAAGCTTCCAGAAGAACCAGGAATGGATAACCATCACATGGTAGAAGGAATGGATAAAGGAAAACTAAAAGCGCTCTATTTATTTGGAGAAGACATGTCGCTTGTTGATGCAAACTCCAATCATGTGAATTCTGCTTTTGAACGATTAGAGTTTTTTGTGGTTCAAGATATCTTTTTCAGTAAGACTGCACAGTTTGCTGATGTAATTTTACCGGCCGCACCAAGTCTAGAGAAAGATGGAACGTTTACAAATACGGAGCGGAGAATTCAGCGTTTCCATAAGGTATTTGAACCACTTGGAGAATCAAAGCCTGATTGGGAAATCTTCCAAGAGGTAGCAAACCGACTCGGAGCAAATTGGAACTATCAGCATCCAAGCGAAATCATGGATGAGGCGGCAAGTCTTGCTAAATTGTTTGCTGGTGTAAGCTATGAGCGGTTAGATGGGTGGAATAGTCAAGTATGGCCGGTTTTAAAAGATGGATCAAGTACTCCGCTTTTATACGAAAAGCGCTTTGCCTTACCCGAAGGAAAGGCGAGGGTGGTACCAGTCGATTGGACGCCGCCTTTCATCTCAGGGGAGGAGTATGATTTACATTTAAACAACGGTCGTTTGCTAGAGCATTTCCATGAAGGAAATATGACCTACCAATCAGAGGGCTTAACACATAAGGTTCCGCATCCATGGCTAGAGGTCTCGCTTGAACTCGCAAAAGCCCGAAATCTCGAGGATGGTACGTTAGTAAGGCTGACTTCTCCATATGGCCAAGTAAAAGTACGTGTAATGGTTACAGATCGAGTGAAAGGAAACGAACTATACCTGACAATGAACACGAGGGAAGATTACGAAGCGGTAAACCGACTGACAAGTAGCTACCATGACATCGTGACTCATACACCTGCTTACAAAGAAACGGGTGTTAAAATGGAAGTTCTTGAAGTGAAAGGAGAACCTCCGCTGCCAAAACATAACCATCGATTTGGGAATAGACTTCCACAGATCAGTGTAAAAGTAGAGGACAAATGGAATCGTTCTGATTTCACTCCGATTCCAGAAATGATCGAATTAAGGGGCGACGAATATGGCGAAGGCAATTACGCAAATTAGGGAAGTACCAAAACCGGAGTTAGAGCAGGAACAGGCAATGACTGAGATTATAAGCGAGATTATTGCAAATAAGGATGTTATTTTAAAAACCATTCAAATTATGAAGGGGCTACAGGACACAAAAGTATTGGATGCGGTTGAATCAATGATTGACCAAAGAACGGAGATTGGAGCTATTGCAATACAACAAGTAAACCAACCAGCAATGCGTAACGTCATCAAAAATGCAATGAACGCCTTTTCGTTTTTAGGGTCGCTTCAGCCAGGGCAGCTTTCTGATGTTATGGAAGGACTGTCTCATGGATTTTCACGAATGGCTGAATCCGGACAAGAGGGGAAGAAGCAAAGTCTTTGGCAGTTAAGGAAAAGACTGTGGAGTAGGGAAATGCGCGCAGCCATGACAAGTATGATGAATTTTATGGATGGATTAGGTGAGGTATTCTTACGTAACAGACGAGAAAACTCATAACGGGAGGCTGAACAGATTGGAAACGCGGGTTGTAACCGTTAAAAACATGGCAAACCAGCAGGATGCAAATAAGATTCTTGAAGTCATCGAGCATGTATGGGGGATTACCAAAGCAGAGGTTAACCTATCAAAAAGCCAAGCTAGTTTTAGCTTTGATGAAAAGATGGCCTCGGTTCAGGATTTTGAACAAGCAATGATCGAATCAGGGTTCGAAATCACCAAACAGGAGGAGTCAAAATGAAAATTTGCGAAATATGTGGGTTGCAGGAAGATACGGAACAAAATGGGGAGGGAGGAATCGGATCGGTCATCCTTCATGTTTGTAAAAGCTGCCAGGAAGATAGGAAGTGGCACACTTTCGAAGACCCTTTAGAGTAAGTCGAAGATTTAGGGCTCATTGGTCTTTTTAAGAGATTAAATAGTGACTATTTAGCAAATATTTTACTACAGCGGGTGAAATACTTTGAAACCAATTGAGGTTAAACGGGAGATTCTTCGGCTTGGAAAAGGATATACCGAACAGATAGAAGATAGCGTGGTAACCGAATATCCAGTAACTATCAAAATAAATGGTGAGGAATTTGTCACCCTTATATGTTCACCAGAGTATATTGAAGATTTAGTGGTTGGATTCTTAGCTTCTGAAGGAATCATTCGGAAGTATGAGGAAATTATAGAGGTTTGGATGGATGAGCACAATGGTTTTGTTCACGTGCAGACCAATAATATTAATCCTTACTATCAAAGGTTTCATAATAA from Bacillus sp. SLBN-46 encodes:
- a CDS encoding heavy-metal-associated domain-containing protein: METRVVTVKNMANQQDANKILEVIEHVWGITKAEVNLSKSQASFSFDEKMASVQDFEQAMIESGFEITKQEESK